A window of Candidatus Gastranaerophilales bacterium contains these coding sequences:
- a CDS encoding HAMP domain-containing sensor histidine kinase, with protein sequence MFKFARYLFVLFIITTIVPLLLLLLFTNNKIEKLEVKSSSHMLELASKQIMESFYKLNSANISNISIKLQGLNGKKISDVELKKLFPDYQVSVDTKVINVVSYNYELVSNPFSPDNKVLNVIYKFPVKSNSNSDYSSVILKQPVNLENMIFRGPFESEFYYGEGTQKKDLISIVKNEPIDRLHEKMESHTMLRSTLDIHPASPREMEPWGHEPSLRKYDRKKAPITRLTLNNSDGSVGFTVLIRSMIPPKPMGPPGADWFNALILVAGVVLSVSVAFIVHRTFVIPLSELTVAAKEIKKGNLKFILKTDSKEPQIVETFSSFNNMIKGLLEKENLRDSYIASLTHDLRTPIIAQQRALSLITQKFESMGLEDERELSKSLERNSTHLLRIVNLILEGYQFSRQTIKLKYVDIDLQALISDCFEKVLPISEDKNISLINSISSDFIHIEADKISLERIFLNLIYNAVENIDSNKTIKITAIDTDATVTLTVEDNGNGIAPAEIGHIFDMYYSGKSVDRKIGSGLGLDVCKKLVDLHKGIIFVESEVGVFTKFTVILPKKNSEKNL encoded by the coding sequence ATGTTCAAATTCGCCAGATATCTATTTGTGTTATTTATAATTACCACAATTGTACCTTTGTTGTTGCTTTTGCTTTTTACTAATAATAAAATTGAAAAGCTTGAAGTTAAGTCATCTTCGCATATGTTAGAATTGGCGTCTAAACAAATAATGGAATCTTTTTATAAGCTTAATTCTGCTAATATTTCTAATATATCAATAAAACTTCAAGGTCTTAATGGTAAAAAGATTTCTGATGTTGAATTAAAAAAGTTATTTCCAGATTATCAAGTTTCAGTAGATACAAAAGTTATAAATGTTGTTTCTTATAATTATGAGTTAGTTTCTAATCCTTTTTCTCCCGACAATAAAGTTTTAAATGTTATTTATAAATTCCCTGTTAAGTCAAATAGTAATTCAGATTATAGTTCTGTAATATTAAAACAACCTGTAAATCTTGAGAATATGATATTCAGAGGGCCTTTCGAGAGTGAGTTCTATTATGGAGAAGGTACTCAAAAAAAAGATTTAATATCCATTGTTAAAAATGAACCTATTGATAGGTTGCATGAAAAGATGGAATCCCATACAATGTTGCGCTCAACACTTGATATTCATCCTGCTTCTCCACGTGAAATGGAGCCTTGGGGGCACGAACCGAGTTTGCGTAAATACGATAGAAAAAAAGCTCCCATAACCAGATTAACTTTAAATAATTCTGATGGAAGTGTTGGCTTTACTGTTTTGATAAGGTCAATGATTCCTCCAAAACCAATGGGACCTCCGGGTGCGGATTGGTTTAATGCGTTGATATTAGTTGCAGGTGTGGTGTTGAGTGTTTCAGTCGCTTTTATCGTGCACAGAACTTTTGTTATTCCTCTATCGGAGCTTACTGTTGCTGCTAAGGAAATCAAAAAAGGAAATTTGAAATTTATATTAAAAACTGATAGCAAAGAACCTCAAATCGTTGAAACGTTTTCATCTTTCAATAATATGATTAAGGGGTTGCTAGAAAAAGAAAATTTGAGAGACAGTTATATTGCTAGTTTAACCCATGATTTAAGAACTCCTATAATCGCTCAACAACGGGCTTTGTCTTTGATTACTCAAAAGTTTGAGTCAATGGGGCTAGAAGATGAAAGAGAATTGTCAAAGAGTTTGGAGCGTAACAGCACTCATTTACTTCGAATTGTAAATTTGATTTTAGAAGGATATCAATTTTCAAGACAAACTATAAAATTGAAATATGTAGATATAGATTTGCAGGCATTGATTTCGGATTGTTTTGAAAAAGTTCTTCCTATTTCTGAAGATAAGAATATATCTCTAATAAACTCTATTTCTTCTGATTTTATTCATATTGAGGCTGATAAGATAAGCTTAGAGCGTATTTTCTTGAACTTGATTTATAATGCGGTTGAAAATATTGATTCAAATAAGACTATAAAAATTACGGCAATAGATACAGATGCAACTGTTACTTTGACTGTGGAAGACAATGGAAATGGTATTGCACCTGCTGAAATCGGGCATATTTTTGATATGTATTATTCAGGCAAATCTGTCGATAGAAAAATCGGTTCCGGTTTGGGGCTTGATGTTTGTAAAAAATTAGTTGATTTGCACAAAGGTATTATATTTGTTGAAAGTGAAGTTGGGGTTTTTACTAAGTTTACGGTGATTTTACCCAAAAAAAATTCGGAGAAGAATTTATGA
- a CDS encoding response regulator transcription factor produces the protein MSIKVLLVDDHELTRKGIEYGLKLDSKFLVVGSVDNGKKAVAFVRQNQPDVILMDIGMPIMNGIDATREIHNVYPDIKVVVLTSMTEKQSVIGAFHSGANAYCMKDAPIDELIKVINTVLNGAVWISPSVAQYVVEILQSNSFMVHSEIESSVDYNLTARELEILKYIADGKSNKEIADSLFLSLYTVKNHVKNVIQKLSVSDRTQAAVLALKDNII, from the coding sequence ATGAGTATTAAGGTTTTGTTAGTTGATGATCATGAATTAACAAGAAAAGGTATTGAGTATGGTTTAAAACTGGATTCGAAATTTTTAGTTGTTGGTTCTGTTGATAATGGGAAAAAAGCAGTTGCTTTTGTCAGGCAAAATCAACCAGATGTTATATTGATGGATATTGGGATGCCTATTATGAATGGGATTGATGCAACTCGTGAAATCCATAATGTTTATCCTGATATAAAAGTTGTTGTTTTGACTTCAATGACAGAAAAGCAATCTGTAATAGGTGCTTTTCACTCAGGAGCAAATGCTTATTGTATGAAAGATGCCCCTATTGATGAATTAATTAAGGTTATCAATACTGTCTTAAATGGTGCTGTATGGATTTCTCCAAGTGTTGCTCAGTATGTTGTTGAAATATTGCAATCCAATAGTTTCATGGTGCATAGTGAAATTGAGTCATCGGTGGATTATAATTTGACTGCACGAGAGCTCGAAATTTTAAAATATATTGCTGATGGCAAGAGCAATAAAGAAATTGCGGACAGCTTATTTTTATCATTATATACTGTGAAAAATCATGTGAAAAACGTTATTCAAAAATTATCAGTTTCTGATAGGACGCAAGCTGCCGTTTTAGCTCTTAAAGATAATATCATTTAG